The Puntigrus tetrazona isolate hp1 chromosome 3, ASM1883169v1, whole genome shotgun sequence genome contains a region encoding:
- the zwi gene encoding zwilling has protein sequence MGNTSITEGKTALSVGGSSIARGKTSITMGKSSITRGVTTTSMGDSTITRGKTTISLGRASFSRGKTTTSFRKALMPKRRTK, from the coding sequence ATGGGGAACACCAGTATTACGGAAGGGAAGACTGCCCTGTCTGTGGGCGGCTCTTCAATAGCCCGGGGCAAGACTTCCATCACCATGGGCAAGTCCTCAATCACCCGTGGGGTCACCACTACCTCTATGGGCGACTCTACCATAACCAGAGGCAAGACCACCATCTCCCTGGGCAGAGCCAGCTTCAGCCGAGGCAAAACTACAACCTCTTTCCGCAAGGCCCTCATGCCCAAGCGCCGGACCAAGTAG